A stretch of Lactuca sativa cultivar Salinas chromosome 6, Lsat_Salinas_v11, whole genome shotgun sequence DNA encodes these proteins:
- the LOC111918098 gene encoding protein HAIKU1 — protein MDNSDYSRNRNNEHLGVNKIGKAIRKSPLHQPSFANPARQQPQPQVYNINKNDFQSIVQQLTGSPSRNSQEPLPRPPQNSPKPPSMRLQRIRPSPLAPLNVNRPRMPIPIHHMGQEQMSRSQMPPLRPPNGAVLGAPPYNGNYARPAHHGQQRPPPGMPQPPPMASGDHTGWPNTAESPISAYMRYLQHSIIDSTQGQGQGNQQHQQHHQQQQQQQPPHPQYQQNPQGQHQQPGLLPYPLPSPRMNNGGPPLPSPRMNGPPPLPSPRMNMNGPPPLLPSPTSQFLLPSPSGYLNLLSPRSPYPLLSPGYQHPPPLTPNFSFSPMTQPGVLGPGPPPPPSPGMGFPSPGFFSIQSPRWRD, from the coding sequence ATGGATAATTCTGATTATTCGAGGAATCGGAACAATGAGCATTTAGGTGTTAACAAAATTGGGAAAGCGATCAGGAAAAGTCCATTACACCAACCAAGTTTCGCGAATCCGGCGAGAcaacaacctcaacctcaagtaTACAACATCAACAAGAACGATTTTCAGAGTATTGTTCAGCAGCTCACCGGTTCACCTTCCCGGAATTCCCAGGAGCCACTTCCGAGACCTCCGCAGAACTCACCTAAACCACCTAGCATGCGGTTGCAAAGAATCCGGCCATCACCATTAGCTCCGCTTAATGTAAACCGCCCTAGAATGCCCATTCCCATTCATCATATGGGACAAGAACAGATGTCTCGCTCCCAGATGCCTCCGCTTCGTCCACCAAATGGTGCAGTGCTTGGCGCGCCTCCTTATAACGGTAATTATGCTAGACCTGCCCACCATGGTCAACAACGACCACCACCAGGTATGCCACAACCACCACCCATGGCTTCCGGTGATCATACAGGGTGGCCAAACACAGCCGAGTCTCCTATCTCTGCTTATATGCGTTACCTTCAGCATTCCATCATAGATTCAACTCAAGGTCAAGGTCAAggaaatcaacaacatcaacaacatcatcaacaacaacaacaacaacaaccccctCATCCTCAATACCAACAAAATCCTCAAGGTCAACATCAGCAACCGGGATTGCTTCCGTATCCACTTCCATCTCCTCGGATGAACAATGGAGGTCCTCCTCTTCCATCTCCCCGGATGAACGGACCTCCACCTCTTCCGTCACCGAGAATGAACATGAACGGTCCTCCACCACTTTTACCATCACCAACTTCTCAGTTTCTTCTTCCATCTCCATCTGGTTACTTAAACTTATTGTCTCCTCGATCACCATACCCTTTACTTTCTCCTGGTTATCAGCATCCTCCACCATTAACACCGAAtttttcattctcacccatgacTCAACCAGGAGTGTTAGGCCCTGGACCACCACCTCCACCTTCTCCCGGCATGGGGTTTCCATCTCCAGGTTTTTTCTCAATTCAAAGTCCCAGATGGAGGGATTAG